The nucleotide window TTCTCATTTCGGTCTCTCCTTATTCGATGAGGCGCTCGATTAGGCGGCTCTGCGTCGGCCGATCGCCTCGGTCCGGCCGATCGGCTCCGGTCGGCGTTTGGCGTCGACGCTGATTCGCCCGGGACCGGCCTCCATCACATAAAGGAGGCCTCCCATGATGGCGAGGTTCTTCATAAAGTGGATCATCTGATTCGGGTCGGCAAAGTTCGTGTGAAAGATCAGGGTGGTCGGGATCATAAAAATAAAAAGGGCCAAGGTCCCCCAGAATGTGAAGGCGCCGAAGAGAAGCGAGAGCCCTCCGCCCATCTCCAAAATGATTGCGCCGATGAGAAAGAAGCCGGTCAGCGGCATCCCCATCTGAGACATATAGCCCCGCGTTTGGCCGGGCGCCATGATCTTGCTGAACCCCGACAGCAGGAAAATCGCCGCAATCAAAATCCGCTCGGCGAGAGCGAGAGAGTCGTGCCGATCGTATTTCATGAGAGCCTCCGTCATGAGAGAAGTGCGGATTGCAGAGTGAAAGACGAAGGAATGAGAGGCTAAACAGAGTTGCTCTTATCCCGAAATCCGAAATTCGCACTCCGAAATTGTTTTCATTCCACCGCATACTTCGCCGCGTCGGCGCGCTTTAGCTCCAGGCCCAGTCCCGGACGGGAGAGGTCGGGTTTCAGCACTCCCTTGACCGGGGTTCGGGCGCCATCGAAGAGCATCTGCTCGATGCGGGCGTGATCATGAAAATATTCGACATGGACCGCCTGGGTCAGCGCGCAGCAGGGGTGGGTGTGAAGGGACGGCCCGGTGTGGGCCGACAGCGGCATCGAACGGGCGGCGCACAAGGCGCTGACTTGTAGAAATCCGGTGATTCCGGCGCAGCGGGTGGCATCGGCCTGCAGCACATCGACCGCGCCGGCGTCGAGCATCCGCTCGAAATAGGGGAGATCATAGCCGTACTCGCCGGCGGCGATTGCCATCCCGGCGGGGCCGCGATCCCGCAGCAGCCTCAGCCCTTCGAGGTCATCGGAGGAGACCGGCTCTTCAAACCAGGTCACGCCGAATCTGGCGAATGCTTCGGCCATCGCGAGCGCCTCTTTTCGGCTATAGGCGCCGTTGGCATCGACAAAAAGTTCCGCATCGGGCCCGAGCGCCTCACGGGCGGCCCGGACCCGTGCGACATCTTGATCGGGATGACGGCCGATCTTCATCTTCACCCGCGAGATTCCTTCCGCCGCCCAGCCGCCGAGCTGCTTTTTGAGCTGGGGGATCGAATAGGAGGTGAACCCGCCGCTGCCGTAGGCGGGGATGCAGTCGCGGACCGCGCCGAGCAGGGTGACCAGCGGCAGGCCGAGGAGCCGCGCCTTCAGATCCCAAAGGGCGTTGTCGACGGCGGCGATCGCCATCGATGCAATCCCAGGCCGTCCCAAGTTCCGAATGGACCGCACCATGTCGAGCCAGCAGCCGGGGAGGGCCATCGCATCCGATCCTTGGACTTTGTGGGCCAGCACGTCCCGGATCAGCTGGGCGGTGGCGGTATCGGCGTAGGAGTAGCCAAGGCCGCGGACGCCGCCGCCGGCCGCTTCAACGAGGACCAAAGTCGTCTGATCCCACTCGAAGGTGCCGTCCGATTCGGGGAAGTCGGTCGGAATCCGATAGACCGACACATCGACTTGGTCGATCGGTACCGGACCCGGTGTCGGGTCCGAAAGAGGGTCGGAGCGGGCGGATGCGCCGGAGCGGGCCGTCATTATTTCCCTCTTCGCGGGATATATTGATCGACCATGTCTTTGAATGATTGCCGGATCACCCCGAGCGCCTCGGCGTCCCCTTTTAACAACGAGAGGGCGAACGACTTCGCCTGCTCGATCGTGATGTGGGGGGGGAGCGGGGGGACATTCGGATCGGTGACGGCCTCAACGACGACCGGCCGATCGGCCAGGCGCGCCTGCTCCCAGGCGAGCCCGACGGCGTCGGGGGAATCGACCCGAATTCCCCGGAGGCCGATCGACTCGGCGTATTGCGCATAGGGAAAATCGGGAAGATCCTGCGACGGCTCGAATTTCGGGTCGCCGACCATCGCGCGCTGCTCCCAGGTCACCATGTTGAGGTCATGGTTGTTTAACACCAAGACGGTCAGCTGCGGATTGCGCCACTGCCGCCAATATTTGGCGACGGTGATCAGCTCGTTGTTGCCGTTCATCTGCATCGACCCGTCCCCGACAATGGCAAAGACGGGGCGATCGGGGAAGGCGAACTTCGCGGCGATCGCGTATGGCATCCCCGGCCCCATCGTGGCGAGGGTTCCCGAGACCGAGGCCATCATCCCGCGTCGGATTTTGACGTCGCGGGCGTACCAGTTGGTGACCGTCCCGGTGTCGCAGCAGATAATCGCGTTGTCCGGCAGCCGCGGGGAGAGCTCCCAGAAGACCCGCTGCGGATTGAGCGGATTCGCCGTGTTCATCGCGCGCGCTTCGAGCACCCGCCACCAGTCGGCGACGCTCTCTTCGATTGCCTCCCGCCATTCGCGATTGTCCTTTCTTCTTAAATAGGGCATCAGCGCCCGGAGCGTCTCGGCGCTGTCTCCGACGAGATTGACCTCCATTGGATAGCGCATGCTGAGCATCCGGGCATCGAGGTCGATCTGCACCCCGCGCGCCTGTCCCTCCTTCGGCAGAAATTCGGAGTAGGGGAAGCGGCTTCCGATCATAAAGAGCGTATCGCAGCTCTCCATCATCTCCCAACTCGGCCGGGTGCCGAGAAGGCCGATCGACCCGGTGACGAACGGCAGGTCGTCCGGGAGGGCCGCTTTGCCCAAGAGCGCCTTGGCGACGCCGGCGCCGAGGAGGTCGGCGACCTCGATTACCTCGTCCGTCGCCTGCAGGGCGCCGGCTCCGATCAAAATAGCAACCCGCTCCCCCGCGTTGAGCACCTCCGCCGCACGGCGCAGGTCATCCTCGGCCGGAACGACCCGCGGGTCGGTATGACCGATCCCGGAGAGGATCATCCCATGCTTTCGCGGCGGGTGCGGCACCGCTTCGAGCTCCTGCACATCGCCTGGGATAATCAAACAGGTAACGGTCCGCTCCGCTTTGGCGATGCGGATGGCGCGGTCGATCAAATGGCGGATTTGCACCGCGTCCATCGCCGTTTGAACATACTCGTGCGCCACATCTTTGAAGAGGACCTGAAGGTCGACCTCTTGTTGGTATTGGCCGCCGATCGCGGTGCGATGCGCCTGGCCGACAATCGCCAGGACCGGTTGGTGATCCATCTGGGCATCGTAGAGGCCGTTGAGGAGGTGGATCGCCCCCGGCCCCGACGTGGCCAGGCAAACGCCGATGTCGCCGGTAAATTTCGCATGGGCGCAGGCCATGAAGGCCGACATCTCTTCATGCCGGACCTGGATAAATTCCGGCCGGTCTCCGGCCCGCCCGAGGGCCCCCATGATGCCGTTAATGCCGTCGCCGGGGTAGCCGTAGATCCGGGTGATGCCCCACTCGAGCAGCCGCTGAACCAGAAAGTCGCTGACCGTTTTGCCCATGGACACTCCTCCTTCTCACTTTATATTTCGCTTTGATTCGCTTATTCGTTGCCGGCGTAGGCGATGGTGGTCATCAATGCATTCTCGGCTTGGCGGGAGTCGAGCCGCGTGTGTTGAACCACAATCGGAACATCGGACTCAATCACGCTGGCATAGTCGGTGTCACGCGGAATCGGTTTGGGCGTTTTGAGGTCGTTGAAACGGACATGTTGCGTCCGCCGCGGCGGAACCGTGATCCGGTAGGGACCGACCGGCTCCCGGTCGCTAAAGTAGATCGTGATCTCGATGTGCGCCTCCTGATCGGCCGTATTGAGGAGACAGACCGTTTCATGGCTGGTCATCTGCGGCGCCGGTCCGTGACTCCCCTCCGGGATGTATCCTTCGGCGATGGCCCAGCGTCTTTTTCCGATCGGTTGTTCCATGATCCTCTCGTTTCAAACCGTCCTATTAAAAATTCTATAGAGAAAGCGGGGGGGAGGACAATTAACCCATTCGGATGATCACCCTTTGTGTGAGGAAAAGACGCCTTAACGCTCATTCAATCCTCCAGGGTCGATTGAAGCTGCGCGGCCGATACGCTACACTCGAAGGGACAGACAAATGCGATGCAATATAATGGAGGTCATACCGATGACAATCAAAGCGCCCGATCTGACGAAGGAATTTCCGAGAAGTCCGCATGAGCGACTCGGCGGTTATGCCCACCTGGCCCGGATGACCGATAAAGCACGGGCGAAGGGGGCGGGGACATTGGGAGAATACATCTATCCCTGTCCGCTCGACCAGCTGCTCCTGGAGTTCCTCGGCATCGATCCGAATGAATTTTTGAAGACGGCGACGGCGCAGGATGACCGCGGACTGGTCGAGTGGGTCGGCCGGAATGCAAAGATGCATACCCCGGAGCAGATCGACGCTTGGAGCCGTGCGTTTCTTAGCCGGAACCCGGACAACGAGGAGAGCCGGCAGCGTTTCCTCAAAACCCGCGAGCGGGTCGCCCCGAACCGCACCGACATCACGAGCTGGATCGACCTCCTCGATCTCGAAGAGGGGAGAGCGGTCCCGCAGCGGACGATCCGGTAACGATCCGGTGGGAGATCACCCTTGGCATCCGAGTGTGAGCATGATATGATGCGCGGCGATGGAACCGATGCCGCCGAACAGCCTGATTGTGCATTATCATGAGATTGCCCTCAAGGGGGACAACCGTCCCCTCTTCGTCCGCCAGCTGATCGAAAACATGCAGAAGGCGACCCGGAGCCTCGGCGTTCAAAAGATCGTGGCGCCGCGCGGCCGGCTCCTGATTTTTCTCGAAGAGGGGGCCGATTGGAACCAAATCGTAGCGCGCCTCAAGGTTGTCTTCGGGATTGCCAATTACGCGCCCGCTTGGCGGCGGGCGACCCGCTACGAGACGATCGAAGAGACGATCGCGGCGCTCGTCGCGCAGCGCTCCTTCTCCAGCTTTAAAATTGCCGCCCGGCGCGGCGACAAGAGCTATCCGATCCGCTCCCAGGAATTGAATGAGCGGCTCGGCCGGTTTGTTCAAGAGCGGACCGGCGCCCGCGTCGACCTGGAGGCGCCGGAGCGGACCTTCTTCGTCGAGATCCTTCCGAGGGAAGCGCTCATCTATGTTGAAAAATTCAGGGGCGCGGGAGGGCTTCCGGTCGG belongs to Candidatus Manganitrophaceae bacterium and includes:
- a CDS encoding DoxX family protein, with the protein product MKYDRHDSLALAERILIAAIFLLSGFSKIMAPGQTRGYMSQMGMPLTGFFLIGAIILEMGGGLSLLFGAFTFWGTLALFIFMIPTTLIFHTNFADPNQMIHFMKNLAIMGGLLYVMEAGPGRISVDAKRRPEPIGRTEAIGRRRAA
- a CDS encoding mandelate racemase — protein: MTARSGASARSDPLSDPTPGPVPIDQVDVSVYRIPTDFPESDGTFEWDQTTLVLVEAAGGGVRGLGYSYADTATAQLIRDVLAHKVQGSDAMALPGCWLDMVRSIRNLGRPGIASMAIAAVDNALWDLKARLLGLPLVTLLGAVRDCIPAYGSGGFTSYSIPQLKKQLGGWAAEGISRVKMKIGRHPDQDVARVRAAREALGPDAELFVDANGAYSRKEALAMAEAFARFGVTWFEEPVSSDDLEGLRLLRDRGPAGMAIAAGEYGYDLPYFERMLDAGAVDVLQADATRCAGITGFLQVSALCAARSMPLSAHTGPSLHTHPCCALTQAVHVEYFHDHARIEQMLFDGARTPVKGVLKPDLSRPGLGLELKRADAAKYAVE
- a CDS encoding thiamine pyrophosphate-requiring protein, yielding MGKTVSDFLVQRLLEWGITRIYGYPGDGINGIMGALGRAGDRPEFIQVRHEEMSAFMACAHAKFTGDIGVCLATSGPGAIHLLNGLYDAQMDHQPVLAIVGQAHRTAIGGQYQQEVDLQVLFKDVAHEYVQTAMDAVQIRHLIDRAIRIAKAERTVTCLIIPGDVQELEAVPHPPRKHGMILSGIGHTDPRVVPAEDDLRRAAEVLNAGERVAILIGAGALQATDEVIEVADLLGAGVAKALLGKAALPDDLPFVTGSIGLLGTRPSWEMMESCDTLFMIGSRFPYSEFLPKEGQARGVQIDLDARMLSMRYPMEVNLVGDSAETLRALMPYLRRKDNREWREAIEESVADWWRVLEARAMNTANPLNPQRVFWELSPRLPDNAIICCDTGTVTNWYARDVKIRRGMMASVSGTLATMGPGMPYAIAAKFAFPDRPVFAIVGDGSMQMNGNNELITVAKYWRQWRNPQLTVLVLNNHDLNMVTWEQRAMVGDPKFEPSQDLPDFPYAQYAESIGLRGIRVDSPDAVGLAWEQARLADRPVVVEAVTDPNVPPLPPHITIEQAKSFALSLLKGDAEALGVIRQSFKDMVDQYIPRRGK
- a CDS encoding sensory rhodopsin transducer, encoding MEQPIGKRRWAIAEGYIPEGSHGPAPQMTSHETVCLLNTADQEAHIEITIYFSDREPVGPYRITVPPRRTQHVRFNDLKTPKPIPRDTDYASVIESDVPIVVQHTRLDSRQAENALMTTIAYAGNE
- a CDS encoding DUF5069 domain-containing protein is translated as MTIKAPDLTKEFPRSPHERLGGYAHLARMTDKARAKGAGTLGEYIYPCPLDQLLLEFLGIDPNEFLKTATAQDDRGLVEWVGRNAKMHTPEQIDAWSRAFLSRNPDNEESRQRFLKTRERVAPNRTDITSWIDLLDLEEGRAVPQRTIR